In the genome of Podarcis raffonei isolate rPodRaf1 chromosome 17, rPodRaf1.pri, whole genome shotgun sequence, one region contains:
- the SARAF gene encoding store-operated calcium entry-associated regulatory factor, giving the protein MVAPLRLPLLLPLLVVLTGSELAWGWAQQDKILLREIQALTLYPGRFTNYRRTSPVPQLHCTGGSAGCAAYTPEVVQCYNKGWDGQDVQWECKAHMDISYRFGKIEVSCEGYDYPDDPYILKGSCGLEYTLELTKEGQQKANSFGGSYYSTTSHDSLGSGAGVILLILFVGLVYGVYKLFLCDNRPQHGFSHGDGYPGTYGQDNRSPPPPGFKSDFTPPPGFKSDFTGDAGGSYSGSNSNSNSGPGFWTGLGAGGLLGYLAGNQRSSTYNRYSPYHNTWAGPTAPPPTFGASNSSSTSYSGTKSTSGFGGTKRR; this is encoded by the exons ATGGTGGCGccgctgaggctgccgctgctcCTGCCGCTGTTGGTGGTGCTGACGGGGAGCGAGCTGGCGTGGGGCTGGGCCCAGCAGG ATAAAATTTTGTTGCGAGAAATCCAAGCCCTGACACTCTACCCAGGCAGGTTTACAAATTATCGGCGGACATCTCCAGTTCCCCAGTTGCACTGTACTGGCGGCTCAGCTGGATGTGCAGCGTACACCCCCGaggttgtccagtgttacaacaAAGGCTGGGATGGCCAAGATGTACAG TGGGAGTGTAAAGCACACATGGATATTTCATATCGCTTTGGAAAAATCGAAGTAAGCTGTGAAGGCTACGATTACCCGGATGACCCTTACATATTAAAAGGATCATGTGGCTTGGAGTACACATTAGAATTAACCAAGGAAGGACAGCAGAAAGCGAATTCCTTTGGTGGGAGTTACTATTCCACAACATCTCATGATTCATTAGGCTCAGGTGCTGGAGTGATCCTCTTAATATTATTTGTGGGCCTTGTTTACGGCGTCTACAAGCTGTTCCTCTGTGATAACCGGCCACAACATGGTTTCTCTCACGGTGATGGTTATCCAGGAACCTATGGGCAGGATAATCGAAGTCCCCCTCCACCAGGATTTAAATCAGACTTCACACCTCCTCCAGGATTTAAATCAGACTTCACAG GTGATGCTGGTGGCTCGTATTCTGGTTCAAATTCAAACTCAAACTCAGGGCCAGGATTTTGGACTGGGTTAGGTGCTGGAGGGCTACTGGGATACCTGGCAGGCAACCAAAG GTCATCTACGTATAACCGATATTCACCTTACCATAATACGTGGGCTGGTCCAACTGCTCCACCTCCTACATTTGGtgcttcaaacagctcttcaacgtCTTATTCAGGGACAAAGTCCACCTCAG gTTTTGGAGGCACAAAAAGGAGATAA